Part of the Musa acuminata AAA Group cultivar baxijiao chromosome BXJ2-7, Cavendish_Baxijiao_AAA, whole genome shotgun sequence genome is shown below.
GGTTTTTTCCTCAAAATTTTTCCTATTTGTTGAAAATGTTTCTGGAATTGGCTTCCACTTTGAAACTTAAAAGTGCTTCTCAAAGCAACCTCCTCCTCATCGGCAAAAATGGAGTCATATAAGTGTTTTATGTGCAAGTGAAACACTATCGGTGGTAGTGAGCTTGAGTTTAAAATTACTATTTTGAAGAACAGTTTCAGAGATTAAAGGCAGCTAAAGTGGTTATAATTACCCATCAACCTTTCCACCAGATCATGTAGAGTAAGGGTACTTTGAGATATATTTTGAAGGGGAGGTTCATATATGGTGTTAGAAAAGAGttttttggagaaaaaaaaagttGTGGAATCACCATTATCTTTTCTGCGGTTCATTATTCACAGCTTAAATGAGAAACCTACAGGAAGAGGTGCACCTGCAGAAGGGATCAGTCATATAGATGATGCCTTGATCGATCATATATTTTCTCAGGTCGATTTATTGTAGTCAACTGATTTGGTTATCTCCTTGTTATCCTTATGGAACCCTTTTATATAAATTACCAGATAATCACTTATATTTGGATTTTCATAGTAAAAGTATCATGTGTATACATGACAACAAACATTTCTAATTAGTTGCTGTAATTTGATGTGGCAATGGTGATCTTAAGTTAATTCACTTGGATTGACATAAAATCTAATCTATCTTCTCTTGTCAAAATGGTGGAAGGTATGTAGAGTTGCTTCTCTTTGTATAATTAGTATAGTTGATATGGTAAGTGATTCTTTATTGAATCTATTATCCGGTGCCAATGAGATGTTTGGTTGATGAGACTGTCAACAAATGGTTTTTGACAAATCAAGGATTGACTAGATCTTAGTAAATTTTATTATGGGACTTTGAAGGTGGAGCATGCTTGGATTTGGGAAGAGAAAATGAGGTAGGGAACTTATTCTAGAAAACTTAGGTCAAAGTCGCGAGGTAGGGAACTTATTCTAGAAGCTTGCATAGATTCATAATTCTTTTTTACTTGGTATTATGATGACATAGGAAATTACTCTAGCCTGTATTAGTGAGGTATGACATGCTTGTTATACTTGTCGATACTAATGACTGTCTTTAGGGAACTTTTGACTATTTCATGAGTTCTTTCAGCCAAAAAATCTTCTGTAGCCAGACATCTTTACTTGATTTATCTGGTGAAAAGACTTGTCCAATAACTCTTTATGAAACTCTTACATGTTTGAAGTGATATTTTCCTTGTATTACTGCTGTCCTGCTTATTCATCACCATGTCCATTTTGCAGAATATACTATTTAGATTTGATTTAGCAGAAATAATATTTAAGAAGTCCCCAGTTTACTTTTATTCTTTTCCAATATTTTATTTGCATATAAACCTTTGGTCAGAtgggaatgaaatgacattgaacTATGTACAAATAAGCAGATTATTTATACAAATGAACTGGCTACTTACTGCAGTTGGACAAAGCTGCACTGCTTGCTGAAGTGATCAATCACGTGAAGGAACTCAAGACGAATGCTGTTGAAATCAGCAAATGTTACTCCATTCCCTCGGATATCGATGAAGTAAGGGTCGAAGTTGAAGATGTAATGAAGGATGGCAACTTTCTAGTCAAGGCATCACTATGTTGTGAGGATCGACCAGAGCTTTTTGCAGATCTGAGACTTACGCTCCAGAGTCTACAGCTGAAGACGGTTAGGGCTGAGATTTCGACTTTGGGTGGTCGAATGAAAAATGTACTTGTGATGACATCTGACAGAAATTATAACAATGCGGAGAGACAACTTTGCATGACCTCCATTCGCCAGGCCCTCAAGTCCATACTTGATAGTGTCAATTCACAAGCGGACTTTCTGCCAAGACCCTCATTCTCCAACAAAAGACGTAGGATCTCGCTGTTCGAGTCTTCAAGCTCCTTGTCTTGAGAAATCAATCCAACTTCAACCAGTATAGCAAAACAACACATGCAACTGGTATGGTGCTGCTGCTAGAGTTTCTCCTATATCTTCATGCTGTTGCAACACATCTCTGTAGATGTACCTTGATAAGAATCTCACAAGGATTTTTATGGAAAGCTTGTTGCAGCAGGTTTTCAAACGCTACATCTGGTGAACCTCCTCCTAGAAGCTTATTGAAACTGCTGTATTGATGTGAGATCTTATACTTCCATGTATGTCAGGATGTTCTTGTATATAATTAGGCAATACATGAAAACTTTGTTGTGATGTTTGTATACTGCTGGTTTAGATCTCAAGTATCAGAACAAATCAAGAACGAACAGTTTTCCAAAAGAATCCATGTTTCCTTGGTGTTGATTCTTAGTAACATTTCACTCTTCACAGCCATCACAAAATTTGCTCGTTTATAACAGCAAGATATATAGCAGCTATAATATCAACTGTTAACAACTACAAAATCATAtattatatcttgattgtttagggAACAAAATGGAACCTCCATTTTATAATCCTTGCTTCTAAATTTTGTCTGGATGAATGATGTTCAGTATCAGCTGCAAAGAAATAAACACCCATTCAAATCATCAAGAAAAAGAGTGAGTTCGATCATCAGGAAAATTTCCAGctcaaaatattattcatatccTGTAGTGGAGATGTTAAAACTCTGATTGATTGATGAGAGGATGGTAAAAATACCAAAAGCATTTTAGGTACTTTATACATATAAATTAATTTGAAATCATTATCGTTCTTATTATCAAGCATAGTTCAATAGTGACTAATCTATGTTTTTTGAATGGATTTCAAATGTAAAAAgagttatatttatatatactgcATTAGAATTATGAGAATACTATCTGCAATTCCCTTTTTATTGGTATTATACCTTTTTAATGGCCGACTTAGCAGCTAATCCGGTGCGGCAGCGTTCCCAAAAGGGTAGTCCAACGGTCGAAAAAGCCGGTCTCCAATCCCCAATGCCCCATTTGCCAGCTTCCCGATTTATAATGGGCGGGCTTCTTATGCTCAGAACATATAAacccaaaaccctaaaccctaaacgtaTTCTTGATTTCACACGCTGACCCCATCTCCATCCTGTCCAAGTCGAGTCCCCGCGATGCAATCTTCCTCATCTAAAGAAGATTCTTCGAGGGTTCTTGATCTGGTGCCAAAACCCTAAACCCCACACTCTCTCCCTGCAGTCCCATCATCTTGATTTGACGTTCTGTTCAGGTTCTCACGATCCAATCATTCCGCAATCTTCTCCACCAAAGCATGCTCCTCGCCGGAAACGAACGCTTCTCCGGTTCTTCTTGATGCGATGCTCAAACCCTGAAGGCCACACTTGCCCGCGCTTTCCCATCAAACCCCACCGTGACCCTGCTCGGGCCCTCAAGACTTGATCTTTCGGTAATCCTACCCACAATCTTCCTTCGTCCCATTGTCTTCGTCGATGCTCAGACCCCATCACTACGCTGTCCAAATCATCAAGATGCAATCCTTCCGCAATCTTCTCCAACAGAAGAAGATTCTCCTATTCTCAAGAAGCGTGTTTGGTTCGCGTTGCCTCTCTTCGAATGTTGCCCAAAGATCGAAGCTATCATATTATTCGAGCTCCTTCGGTCCTAGAGATCGAGGATCGGAGGAAGGGTCTGCCGGTTGGTCTGAAACCAGCAGCGCCAGTGCGTCCGCCACTCCTTGGGCGTCCTACAAGCCCTTCACGGAGCAGCTTGAATCCAGAGGCGAAGAGGAGCCAGTTGAGTGGCAAGAAAAGAGGGCAAGCGGGAGAGGAAGCGGTTCTGGAGGGGATTTGGACGAGGGAGAGGATGAGCACGAGGTTACAACGTTCTTTGATCCCTTGGAGGGAAAGATGATGACAATTCCAGTGGTAGAAGAGAGGGATGCTGCTGTCCGCAGACAGGCAGAGAAGAGCACCTGCATTGAGAATTCTGAGCAGAAGAAAATTAGTGGGAGACCGCAAAGATTGGGGGAGTGCCAAAGCAAGGGTTTCCAGAAAAATGAAGTTTCTTTAGGAACCACCTCTATTATGAAGAGGACGGCGGGAAAGGTGAAGGTTTCTTGGGTCTGTGAGAATTGTGGAGGGACCTTCGGACAGTGGTGGGGAACTTGTCCGACTTGCCAGACCGTGGCCTCGGTTAAGCAGTTTATTGAGGCTGAGGTCAGCAGGGCGAGGGGAGCTGAGGTGTCTGAAGCTGCAGTCAGGTCAAAGTCATGGCTTTCTCCGAAGTCAGGAACAATGGTCCCTCTGAGCTTGGCAGATGTGAACATGGGCCGAAACCAGTCAGAATGGAGAATCCCATTGTGAATCTCTCTTTTTGTcaaatttttgcttcattttgttGAGTTATTTCATTAGTATGGTACTTGTTTTAAACTTTGAGTGTTCCTTTCTGTTTCTGTATAAGCAACATATTGGTAGGTAGGTTTAAATTAATGCAACTTTGGAAGATCTAAAGAcagaaaaaacaaagaaagagTATGCATAAGGCCTTCGGGGTTCAATTGATTGACATAATAAGGAGAAAGTATTTAAATGAAATGGGTTTATTTGCTGATTCAAAATGGAATCATGTGGAATTGGTTTATCTGATATGGTGTTAAGGCATCTTATTTAGCTTGGATGAACAGCCAATCTGAATTTTCCCAGTAGGTTGCTAGTAGGATGACAATTGTTACTTTTTCAGAATTTCTAGAAGGTTAAGGATAAGAGCAATAGTAAAGATAGCTGTACTGATTCTAATGACATACAGAGTCTGGGCTTGCTTCTcaggctttccttttctttccctcATGTATGAAATCTCTAGTTCCAAATCCAGTCCTTGTGCTTGAacatatgctctctctctctgaaatccTAGATTTAAAACTAATTTGTCATCCTTGTGAACCAATTTATTTAATGCATATGTATTTGAAGCGTTTTGGTTAGAGGGCAGGTAAGTGTGGATACAAGCTTACTCAGTTTTGTCATGTTAGCTGCAGATAAATCTGGAAGCCATTGTTAGTCGTGCGACAAATTGCATGCTTGAGACCAACTTTGGGCATTAAACAAATCTTATTGACAAACCTACTAGGACAAGTACCATTGTTTACAGTCAAAGTTAGCACACTAAGCAGCATTTTTTTCTTGAGAAGCAAACTTTGAAGTACAGTTTCTTATATTAGAGAACTTTAAATGTTACGGAAAGAAGAAAATGGGAATCAGGATGTTTATTCATCTCTAATTAGCAATTTTTCAGATGTTTGtgtttctttttttactttccaTGTATCTACCATAATTTCTGCATGTTGTCAGTTTGATAAGTTTCATCTCCATGTGACAGCATGGTCTAGTTGTTTATATGTGGTTTGGTTTGCTTCTATGCTTTACATGAATTTGTCTGGTTGCCTCTTAAATCTTAGAGGAAGGTAATGTAGAATGATGGTCCCTTTTTCCTGACGGCCTCTTTGAAAAATGTCAAGTGTTTTATTTCCAATTTTCAGAGAAGTATTCATGTTTTGCAGGTGGCCAAGGTTCCACTTCATAGTGCATTAGTGGCATAGGGGCATAAAATATAGTCATTTATAAACCAAATATTGATGAACTCCTTTGCTAATCCCAAGTAGGTAGAACTAGTTGTTATCTTGCATCTCAAAAAGCTTCTCAAAGATTTGACTGTTTCTTTATCTTTTCTGTTGATTGATTTGCGTAATTGTAAACAGTAATGTCAGtctatagaagcaatgcagacttTGAATTACCCAAGTACTTCAGATGATTATGCTTGCTCTGATTGTTAGAAAGTTGTTTGCTCTCAGCTTGCCTTTTCATTATCTGGTGGTTCATTGTTTTCCCACATATATTTACAACAATCTCTCccataattatagtttttatagGACATGTTATTATTTGTGGAATACTGCTTTCATGAACAATTTCCTTGTTTGGAATAGTCAGTGTTATCAACTTGTTAGTATGTGTATGTGATTTGACAATCAGACTTGTCAATAAGAAAGCAGAGACCTAAGCTTTATTACTGAATTTGACTATACTGAAGGGTTTGGGCAAAATCTTCTTTGAAATCATATTATCTTGTTTGGTAGTTtatcagataaaaaaaaaaaggatgttgATATGAGCAGCTGCTTATGCATATGTTTTCTAGGGCTGGACATTTTGGAATGGAGGTCTCTAGGGTGCTTGGTGGTGGTATTGTACCAGGTATGTGAACTTTAAACTACTATTGTTCTAATAATCATTGTCATGCATTCTTTTGCACTATTTGTTTTTTTTGTGGGGGTCTATTTTTAGGCCATCTCAGTGTCATTTTTATGCTGTTAGGTGTTAGTATATATAAATAGAATCACAATATTTGCATCAGCTGTCACTCTTTTCACATTTATATGATGTTCCTACTTTAACCTGGTGTTTATATCTTCATGAAAGAATTAAGACTATAGGAATACTGAATCTCTCTGTTCTGAGGTGCATAAGCCATTACAGTCTCTGCCTTGGAAGATCACACAGTAGGATTAAGTTTGCTGTTGGAAAGTATCACTATTAACAATTTAAAAAAATTCTACATAATTATCTGATTATATTGATGTTTTAACTATGATATATGGGTTTTTTTGTTGTTAAATTACTTTATATTAATAGATCTATTAGCTTCAATATAACGTGGAGTGCATAGATCTTTATCCATTATTTTTTAAGATGAGTAGTTTGTCATACTTCTAATTGTGTAGGATCTTTACTTTTAATTGGTGGTGATCCTGGTGTTGGCAAAAGTACACTACTATTACAGGTTTCAACTTCTTCCCTTGGTTGAAACTGAACTTGCTAGTTATTTTATCTTTTAACAAACATGCTAATGTCCATATATTTTTGAAAGTGTCTTTTTTTAATCCTGTTCTGTTTAGGTTTAATATGAAAATTTGTTTGTGATTATGAAGATATCAGCCATTCTAGCTCAAGGATTCAATTTTAAGGGGCCTGCTCGAGTTGTTTATGTCTCTGGGGAGGAGGTAGGTAATAGTTGTGTTTGTTTAGTTCTCTGACTTTATACATATTCttgttgcatggagtctttgtGATTCAATTTATCTATAGTGTTTGACAATATTAGCATTGTGATCATTGAAGCCCTTCTTTGAGTCTGATTTTGTGACTAATCTAATGATTCAAGAAGCCTAATGATCCAAGTCATATGAAGCCATTATAATGTGGCCATAGAGACTATAATACTGTGCTATTAGCAGTAGACCGTGAAAATCGTATACACTCTGTTCATTTTTTTCTGTGTAGgattaatttgatttcataatctCCTCCACGTAAACCTTTGATGCTGTCATTAAGTAGCATTCGCTATGGGTGGCAAAATGTTCTTTTGGGTTTTTTGTTAAGACTAATTTGAGGAAACCTCAATTCAATTCTGAAAAGTGTACCACATCTTGGCACATATTTATCCACATGGAGGGGCTAACTAAAATGTGATTTTTTGTTGATTGTTCACCATCAACCATCATATGGGTGCTCTTTAGGTTACTTTATGGAAATATTAGCCATTCATTCATAATTGGGAGGGCTCTGTAAGCATACTCATgatgagatttaaaaaaaaaggtaTCAATGTGGTAAATATTTGGAAAATAGATTCACTTCTTGATAATACTACTATATCTTAATTTTATGATATGGTTGATGTAGTGGCCTTGTGTCTGTTGATTTCTTTCACTTTGGTCCTACTCATGGTTACTGATTATTATATTCATCTTTTATCATGCCTCATATTACATGCTGTTCTATCTTTTTAACCTGATTGTGGAATTATGTTTACTTGTCAACTTGATTGCTGTTGTATGTATATAACTCATCTTTCTGGCTGTGCAGAGCATTGAACAAATAGGGAACAGGGCAGACCGCATGGGAATCACCACAAAGGATCTTTTCTTGTACTCAAGTACAGATGTTGAGGTGCTTGCTTTTAGATCTTCATTTTCCAGCTACTTCATAGTTCATTCTCTAAGTGCTATAGTAGTGTGATTACATCAGATGGTGCAGATAGCTGCAGTCAAAGTTGAGCTAATTTTGTTAGGATGCAATTGACTGGAAGTGGAATATATTAATGTTGAAATACAGAACTCAGAGATGACTGAAAGAGCAAGTTTCCTACACCATGAACATGTAGATGTGATGCTTGTTACTTCTCAACTTTTTATTGCTAATGTAACAAAAGAAACAAATATGTACCAAGGTTCTAAATTTTGAATGATACCGCTCGTATCTGGCGGTATGTACTAGTTTGTCAGCAGATTGGTACGCGGACTGCTTGCTATCGAGTGGAACACTTGATATAGCCCTGTATCGGgcgataacgatcgaaattttgatcgttaccgcCCGAAATAGGTCGGTAACAATCGATTTCGATCGTGATCGCCCGTTATCGGGTAGCATCAGCTTGGCTAcggcgagggaagaagaagcgtcaAGGGAGAAGTAAGAAGAAAGAGAGCGTtcgaagaagagagaaaagaagagggaaaatcgggagaacctcgacaTGTCCCGATTTGGCGCCACTCTCCCTCGCGACCCCGATTCAAGAGCTAACAGCTAAGAGGCGGTCTCTTTCATTATCTCACCTGCGATTCTATGGCTTCTTCTTCGTCGCGTTCTTTGTCGAAAGTCGGAGATGTCTGTAGCCTTTGACGTCTTCGCCTAACACCGAAGATAAGGAGATGAAAGAGATCATGTTCTTCTTGTTGTCTGAGGTgacaaggagaagaggaggcaacgtacgcctcctttttagttttttaaatattatttaaatattttttaatagaaatatatatatatatatattatatttaaatataccGTTTGGTATGTCCTGGCATATCACTCGGTCCTGAGCAAAACTTGATACACCGATACAGCACGAAATTTCAATCTTTGATATGTACCATGTCTAGTGTATTTTTTTTGCTAATTAAGCAACTTGGTTTAGACTTTAGAAAACAAAACTATAACTAATTAGCTTACACATATCAAATAGCTGAAACATATTACCCCAATCTGTGTTGACTTCACCGTGCCATACATAAGAAAAGTTTCTCTCATGTAAACCCTACACAACCAAGCAGTAGTTTGTCACCTATATAAATAATGAAATATTAAATACAATGATTGTAAGCTTTTCTAGTGTTTGTGATAGGCATGCACTTGCATGATATTAAGCGGTTAAGAATTGGCATAGATGTCATTCTTTTATGCCTCTGATGAGTGGCAACCTTTACCCTGAAATTTTTATCCATGATTTAATTTTATCTGGTTAAACAAATTAAGTGATGAGCATTTGTGTATGAGAAGTTTTTTAGATGTGTTCAGGTTAACATTCTCCAATATATAGTTAAGTAGTTGTATACAGTTCAACCATGGATCTTAGTATCCATTACATGAAATTTACAGTGGCACAATCTACATCAACTGACCCAAAAGTATCTCGATTTTATTGCTGGAGTGGGATACACATCATTAATGTGTCCAGATCCGTACTTTATGACTGATCTGTTAGTCATATATTTGGCATATGGCTGAGTTCAAGGTACTGTTGAGTGTTTCTTATCCCCTTGGAAAAAAGCCTATATGTATAACCTATTATAGGTTAAGCATTTTTTAACATGAATAGGATTTATTAATTTGTATTTTGGATCTTCTAGAATTATCTTGTAAAATTACTTTATTTGATTTTCGATGGTTGTGAAATTAGGTTTTAATCTTGACTCCTGTATATGATATGTATGTTATAATACCTAAAGGCCATAGTTAagatcattattttattttattcaggTAGTTTAGTTTCTATTTTCTCTCAGTAATTTTTTTCCACATTCAATTAGAGAATGCCAAGTCTTGTTCCTATTATCTGGTATCAGAAAGTGATCTttcattacaaattttgcattgcTGTACAAGGATTTCTATGTGATCTGGATCTTAATGTATTAACCTGACTGTTTTTTTTCATCTCCATTGTGGCTGAGGAAAGAGCTTTACCTGTTTTCTATACATATAATTTACATGGGTTTGC
Proteins encoded:
- the LOC103991810 gene encoding transcription factor bHLH30, whose translation is MGSVPVRDVRDFEGFSGGFGSGFGPTLASSSSLELDSDGRELVKVSRLGKMKGGVGVSDAKGVMALKSHCEAERRRRERINRHLATLRSMVPSTEKLDKAALLAEVINHVKELKTNAVEISKCYSIPSDIDEVRVEVEDVMKDGNFLVKASLCCEDRPELFADLRLTLQSLQLKTVRAEISTLGGRMKNVLVMTSDRNYNNAERQLCMTSIRQALKSILDSVNSQADFLPRPSFSNKRRRISLFESSSSLS
- the LOC135617003 gene encoding uncharacterized protein LOC135617003 isoform X1 codes for the protein MLRPHHYAVQIIKMQSFRNLLQQKKILLFSRSVFGSRCLSSNVAQRSKLSYYSSSFGPRDRGSEEGSAGWSETSSASASATPWASYKPFTEQLESRGEEEPVEWQEKRASGRGSGSGGDLDEGEDEHEVTTFFDPLEGKMMTIPVVEERDAAVRRQAEKSTCIENSEQKKISGRPQRLGECQSKGFQKNEVSLGTTSIMKRTAGKVKVSWVCENCGGTFGQWWGTCPTCQTVASVKQFIEAEVSRARGAEVSEAAVRSKSWLSPKSGTMVPLSLADVNMGRNQSEWRIPLAGHFGMEVSRVLGGGIVPGSLLLIGGDPGVGKSTLLLQISAILAQGFNFKGPARVVYVSGEESIEQIGNRADRMGITTKDLFLYSSTDVEDILDKVQNPPPQVLIVDSIQTVYLRGVTGSAGNIMQVKECTSAFLRFAKQTNIPVLLIGHVTKTGDIAGPRILEHIVDAVLYMEGERYSSYRLLRSVKNRFGSTDELGVFEMSESGLAAVSNPSEIFLSDNFPDSDVLAGLAIAVVVDGSRTFLIEIQALCVSDPSSVSRYANGIKASRADMIIAVLMKQAGLKLQGNAIFLNVVSGFNLTETAGDLAIAAAICSSFLEFPIPNDIAFIGEVGLGGELRAVPRMDKRVIAVAKLGFKRCIIPKAAERTLTSLNLEITILGCKNLKEVINTVFQPA
- the LOC135617003 gene encoding uncharacterized protein LOC135617003 isoform X2, with the translated sequence MLRPHHYAVQIIKMQSFRNLLQQKKILLFSRSVFGSRCLSSNVAQRSKLSYYSSSFGPRDRGSEEGSAGWSETSSASASATPWASYKPFTEQLESRGEEEPVEWQEKRASGRGSGSGGDLDEGEDEHEVTTFFDPLEGKMMTIPVVEERDAAVRRQAEKSTCIENSEQKKISGRPQRLGECQSKGFQKNEVSLGTTSIMKRTAGKVKVSWVCENCGGTFGQWWGTCPTCQTVASVKQFIEAEVSRARGAEVSEAAVRSKSWLSPKSGTMVPLSLADVNMGRNQSEWRIPLAGHFGMEVSRVLGGGIVPGSLLLIGGDPGVGKSTLLLQISAILAQGFNFKGPARVVYVSGEESIEQIGNRADRMGITTKDLFLYSSTDVEDILDKVQNPPPQVLIVDSIQTVYLRGVTGSAGNIMQVKECTSAFLRFAKQTNIPVLLIGHVTKTGDIAGPRILEHIVDAVLYMEGERYSSYRLLRSVKNRFGSTDEALCVSDPSSVSRYANGIKASRADMIIAVLMKQAGLKLQGNAIFLNVVSGFNLTETAGDLAIAAAICSSFLEFPIPNDIAFIGEVGLGGELRAVPRMDKRVIAVAKLGFKRCIIPKAAERTLTSLNLEITILGCKNLKEVINTVFQPA